A genomic window from Gossypium hirsutum isolate 1008001.06 chromosome D12, Gossypium_hirsutum_v2.1, whole genome shotgun sequence includes:
- the LOC107945493 gene encoding uncharacterized protein: MGICSSCDSNHAATAKLILQNGRLQEFPYPVKVSYVLQGNPTCFICNSDEMDFDDVVSAVEEDEELQPGQLYFALPLSWLKHPLQPQQMGALAVKASSALMKSNSGSEKCGCRCKSVTPFPVPEEVARRKVASVGGGEKRGRGGRRKFKAILSDIPE, from the coding sequence atgggTATTTGCAGTTCTTGCGATTCAAATCATGCAGCCACAGCCAAGCTGATCCTCCAAAATGGAAGATTACAAGAGTTTCCTTACCCTGTCAAggtttcttatgttttacaaGGGAATCCCACGTGTTTTATTTGCAACTCCGATGAAATGGACTTCGACGATGTCGTATCAGcggttgaagaagatgaggagCTTCAGCCCGGTCAACTTTACTTTGCTTTGCCCTTGAGTTGGCTTAAACATCCTCTACAACCTCAACAAATGGGTGCATTGGCTGTTAAAGCTAGCTCTGCTTTAATGAAAAGTAATAGTGGTAGTGAAAAATGTGGGTGCAGATGTAAGTCTGTTACTCCTTTTCCGGTTCCAGAGGAGGTTGCTCGCCGGAAAGTTGCCTCCGTCGGCGGTGGCGAGAAGAGAGGGAGAGGAGGGAGGAGAAAGTTTAAGGCTATATTGAGTGACATTCCGGAATAG
- the LOC107945492 gene encoding uncharacterized protein isoform X1, giving the protein MPKSLKENNNSMFTPKTPHFFKIILDANIRDKKLEIPGEFVRKYGNGLSNSVLLTVPSGDTWHVELTKSDGIVWLQNGWQEFSEYFSLKYGHLLVFKYEGNGKFLVLIFDTSASEIEYPCKSHIEDQKSDDQMCLKPVKEEPKDDVCDKPLHGTPSCKETKRKKSRSLCSNTEYLCKSYIEDHKSDDQLCLKPVKEEAKDGVYDETLYETPPCKKARRTKSQSQCSKIEYPCKSHIEDHKSKDQVSLKPVKEEAKDDVCHKTLYETPPCKETRKKKPQSQCSKPRKKMKTAQKDKNRKDCEDASTDEEGLQTKVPRDGRAFRAIEYDKALQRAFSFESENPFFLVTMQPSYINPGRKMCIPKNFTMKFLTRDLGDLTLCTSDGRTWSAQYLCYMTRNKYTKATIHIGWRQFMLDNNLEAGDVCVFELISQTEIMLKVIIYRVRQDASCSSPLGGINSLENGDNVSSSTPGSTESKHHCSIRSLTPHEKARAIQKASNFKSKNPFFKVVMQPRYLTIRCSLSIPYKFVNQYLDEEKEEAILEVSDGRTWVVKFAVKVVTGGQHKAEFSHTWRAFARDNNLEVGDVCVFELINRNENSFKVSIFSEAPGANSSLSLQAHDVKASHVASKNCSVPKIEADDDFGNCYAGNPGPAAQPTAIGHQENEEEVNPTDDAIASQVASKDFLVPKVEVDDDFGKCYAGNFSPAAQITTTGYQEAEEEVKPTISTRPRGP; this is encoded by the exons ATGCCAAAATCTTTG AAGGAGAATAACAATTCCATGTTTACACCAAAGACACCCCATTTCTTCAAGATCATTTTAGATGCCAATATTCGAGATAAGAAGCTT GAGATTCCTGGAGAGTTTGTGAGAAAATATGGAAATGGGTTATCAAATTCAGTGTTATTAACTGTTCCAAGTGGTGATACATGGCATGTTGAGCTGACAAAATCTGATGGTATTGTTTGGTTGCAAAATGGATGGCAAGAATTTTCTGAGTATTTCTCTCTCAAGTATGGGCATCTCCTGGTTTTCAAATATGAAGGTAATGGCAAGTTTCTGGTACTCATATTTGATACGAGTGCATCAGAGATTGAATATCCATGCAAGAGCCATATTGAAGATCAGAAGAGTGATGATCAAATGTGTCTAAAACCTGTCAAGGAAGAACCTAAAGATGATGTTTGTGATAAACCCTTGCATGGGACTCCTTCATGCAAGGAAACTAAGAGGAAGAAATCACGATCACTATGTTCTAACACAGAATATCTATGCAAGAGCTATATTGAAGATCATAAGAGTGATGATCAGTTGTGTCTAAAACCCGTCAAGGAAGAAGCTAAAGATGGTGTTTATGATGAAACCTTGTATGAGACTCCTCCATGCAAGAAAGCTAGGAGGACTAAATCACAATCACAATGTTCTAAAATTGAATATCCATGCAAGAGCCATATTGAAGATCACAAGAGTAAAGATCAAGTGAGTCTAAAACCCGTCAAAGAAGAAGCTAAAGATGATGTTTGTCATAAAACCTTGTATGAGACTCCTCCATGCAAGGAAACTAGGAAGAAGAAACCGCAATCACAATGTTCTAAGCCTCGAAAGAAAATGAAAACTGCTCAAAAAGACAAAA ATAGAAAAGATTGTGAAGATGCGTCAACTGATGAAGAAGGCCTGCAAACCAAGGTTCCTAGAGATGGACGTGCATTTAGAGCCATCGAATATGATAAAGCTCTTCAAAGAGCCTTTTCCTTTGAATCAGAGAATCCATTCTTCCTGGTCACAATGCAGCCTTCATACATTAATCCTGGTCGAAAAATG TGCATACCAAAGAACTTTACTATGAAGTTCCTGACAAGAGATCTTGGTGATTTAACACTTTGCACTTCGGATGGGAGAACTTGGTCTGCTCAGTACTTGTGCTATATGACCAGAAACAAGTATACAAAAGCAACCATCCATATTGGTTGGAGGCAATTCATGCTGGACAACAATTTGGAAGCTGGTGATGTTTGTGTTTTTGAGCTGATTTCGCAAACAGAAATCATGTTGAAAGTAATAATTTACCGTGTTCGTCAAGATGCAAGTTGTAGTTCTCCTTTGG GTGGAATAAACTCTTTGGAAAATGGTGATAATGTAAGCTCATCAACACCGGGAAGCACAGAGTCTAAGCATCATTGCTCGATTCGATCACTAACACCCCATGAGAAAGCAAGAGCAATTCAAAAAGCCAgtaattttaaatctaaaaaccCTTTTTTCAAGGTTGTAATGCAACCCAGATACTTGACCATAAGATGTAGCCTG AGTATACCATACAAATTTGTGAACCAATATCTCGATGAAGAGAAGGAGGAAGCCATCCTTGAAGTTTCTGATGGGCGAACCTGGGTTGTCAAGTTTGCTGTTAAAGTGGTCACTGGTGGACAACATAAAGCTGAATTCTCTCATACATGGAGGGCTTTTGCACGGGACAATAACTTGGAAGTTGGTGATGTATGTGTCTTTGAGCTGATTAACCGCAATGAAAATTCATTCAAGGTCTCCATCTTTTCAGAGGCACCAGGAGCTAATTCTTCTCTGTCACTGCAAG CTCATGATGTGAAAGCCAGTCACGTTGCATCCAAAAATTGCTCGGTACCTAAAATTGAAGCTGATGATGATTTTGGCAATTGTTATGCTGGAAATCCTGGCCCTGCTGCCCAACCCACTGCCATAGGACATCAAGAAAATGAAGAGGAAGTTAATCCTA CTGATGATGCTATAGCCAGTCAAGTTGCATCTAAAGATTTCTTGGTGCCGAAAGTTgaagttgatgatgattttggcAAGTGTTATGCCGGAAATTTTAGCCCTGCTGCCCAAATCACCACCACAGGATATCAAGAAGCTGAAGAGGAAGTCAAACCTA CTATATCTACAAGACCAAGGGGCCCATGA
- the LOC107945492 gene encoding uncharacterized protein isoform X2 yields MFTPKTPHFFKIILDANIRDKKLEIPGEFVRKYGNGLSNSVLLTVPSGDTWHVELTKSDGIVWLQNGWQEFSEYFSLKYGHLLVFKYEGNGKFLVLIFDTSASEIEYPCKSHIEDQKSDDQMCLKPVKEEPKDDVCDKPLHGTPSCKETKRKKSRSLCSNTEYLCKSYIEDHKSDDQLCLKPVKEEAKDGVYDETLYETPPCKKARRTKSQSQCSKIEYPCKSHIEDHKSKDQVSLKPVKEEAKDDVCHKTLYETPPCKETRKKKPQSQCSKPRKKMKTAQKDKNRKDCEDASTDEEGLQTKVPRDGRAFRAIEYDKALQRAFSFESENPFFLVTMQPSYINPGRKMCIPKNFTMKFLTRDLGDLTLCTSDGRTWSAQYLCYMTRNKYTKATIHIGWRQFMLDNNLEAGDVCVFELISQTEIMLKVIIYRVRQDASCSSPLGGINSLENGDNVSSSTPGSTESKHHCSIRSLTPHEKARAIQKASNFKSKNPFFKVVMQPRYLTIRCSLSIPYKFVNQYLDEEKEEAILEVSDGRTWVVKFAVKVVTGGQHKAEFSHTWRAFARDNNLEVGDVCVFELINRNENSFKVSIFSEAPGANSSLSLQAHDVKASHVASKNCSVPKIEADDDFGNCYAGNPGPAAQPTAIGHQENEEEVNPTDDAIASQVASKDFLVPKVEVDDDFGKCYAGNFSPAAQITTTGYQEAEEEVKPTISTRPRGP; encoded by the exons ATGTTTACACCAAAGACACCCCATTTCTTCAAGATCATTTTAGATGCCAATATTCGAGATAAGAAGCTT GAGATTCCTGGAGAGTTTGTGAGAAAATATGGAAATGGGTTATCAAATTCAGTGTTATTAACTGTTCCAAGTGGTGATACATGGCATGTTGAGCTGACAAAATCTGATGGTATTGTTTGGTTGCAAAATGGATGGCAAGAATTTTCTGAGTATTTCTCTCTCAAGTATGGGCATCTCCTGGTTTTCAAATATGAAGGTAATGGCAAGTTTCTGGTACTCATATTTGATACGAGTGCATCAGAGATTGAATATCCATGCAAGAGCCATATTGAAGATCAGAAGAGTGATGATCAAATGTGTCTAAAACCTGTCAAGGAAGAACCTAAAGATGATGTTTGTGATAAACCCTTGCATGGGACTCCTTCATGCAAGGAAACTAAGAGGAAGAAATCACGATCACTATGTTCTAACACAGAATATCTATGCAAGAGCTATATTGAAGATCATAAGAGTGATGATCAGTTGTGTCTAAAACCCGTCAAGGAAGAAGCTAAAGATGGTGTTTATGATGAAACCTTGTATGAGACTCCTCCATGCAAGAAAGCTAGGAGGACTAAATCACAATCACAATGTTCTAAAATTGAATATCCATGCAAGAGCCATATTGAAGATCACAAGAGTAAAGATCAAGTGAGTCTAAAACCCGTCAAAGAAGAAGCTAAAGATGATGTTTGTCATAAAACCTTGTATGAGACTCCTCCATGCAAGGAAACTAGGAAGAAGAAACCGCAATCACAATGTTCTAAGCCTCGAAAGAAAATGAAAACTGCTCAAAAAGACAAAA ATAGAAAAGATTGTGAAGATGCGTCAACTGATGAAGAAGGCCTGCAAACCAAGGTTCCTAGAGATGGACGTGCATTTAGAGCCATCGAATATGATAAAGCTCTTCAAAGAGCCTTTTCCTTTGAATCAGAGAATCCATTCTTCCTGGTCACAATGCAGCCTTCATACATTAATCCTGGTCGAAAAATG TGCATACCAAAGAACTTTACTATGAAGTTCCTGACAAGAGATCTTGGTGATTTAACACTTTGCACTTCGGATGGGAGAACTTGGTCTGCTCAGTACTTGTGCTATATGACCAGAAACAAGTATACAAAAGCAACCATCCATATTGGTTGGAGGCAATTCATGCTGGACAACAATTTGGAAGCTGGTGATGTTTGTGTTTTTGAGCTGATTTCGCAAACAGAAATCATGTTGAAAGTAATAATTTACCGTGTTCGTCAAGATGCAAGTTGTAGTTCTCCTTTGG GTGGAATAAACTCTTTGGAAAATGGTGATAATGTAAGCTCATCAACACCGGGAAGCACAGAGTCTAAGCATCATTGCTCGATTCGATCACTAACACCCCATGAGAAAGCAAGAGCAATTCAAAAAGCCAgtaattttaaatctaaaaaccCTTTTTTCAAGGTTGTAATGCAACCCAGATACTTGACCATAAGATGTAGCCTG AGTATACCATACAAATTTGTGAACCAATATCTCGATGAAGAGAAGGAGGAAGCCATCCTTGAAGTTTCTGATGGGCGAACCTGGGTTGTCAAGTTTGCTGTTAAAGTGGTCACTGGTGGACAACATAAAGCTGAATTCTCTCATACATGGAGGGCTTTTGCACGGGACAATAACTTGGAAGTTGGTGATGTATGTGTCTTTGAGCTGATTAACCGCAATGAAAATTCATTCAAGGTCTCCATCTTTTCAGAGGCACCAGGAGCTAATTCTTCTCTGTCACTGCAAG CTCATGATGTGAAAGCCAGTCACGTTGCATCCAAAAATTGCTCGGTACCTAAAATTGAAGCTGATGATGATTTTGGCAATTGTTATGCTGGAAATCCTGGCCCTGCTGCCCAACCCACTGCCATAGGACATCAAGAAAATGAAGAGGAAGTTAATCCTA CTGATGATGCTATAGCCAGTCAAGTTGCATCTAAAGATTTCTTGGTGCCGAAAGTTgaagttgatgatgattttggcAAGTGTTATGCCGGAAATTTTAGCCCTGCTGCCCAAATCACCACCACAGGATATCAAGAAGCTGAAGAGGAAGTCAAACCTA CTATATCTACAAGACCAAGGGGCCCATGA